A single genomic interval of Hydractinia symbiolongicarpus strain clone_291-10 chromosome 8, HSymV2.1, whole genome shotgun sequence harbors:
- the LOC130655217 gene encoding uncharacterized protein LOC130655217 → MILKSLLFSCISCILLRFVISQRQPISTRNNRLLINTELYRHRTNIPGYDVEPIAPQNVGISFINKSGRRARIYQSDRFGYEIHYRFFLRPNEPRSLSYIPDGTFWVAYDFITNALLLINGQPRLETIQNPRGVMVAATIHSNFLRPEPLGNMPAKPLFIETLVVLDPSFLKHYGMEQATSYTLVLMNMVARTFTHKSLSIPILVVLSNIIPMKEKPEYYKIEPNRPEISVSSACRYARENADNASVDFSLILTRENIGPAGYASMYTMCTKRSCALVRDSGPDTAFVIAHEIGHALGIGHDEDNGCVRASSGGSNIMVKRIYSTSSNYQWSSCSKRMLRQNLRYFRCIKNVPVLLPVFKHNMNYLPGESLNLTAQCKSYRGKDALPCTLRLSTRCKYLWCRKNRISHCEPVWWHAPLEGTSCAVNRWCLRGQCLKKVKRVLVHGNWSNWSSFEPPCESHRRMWLIQRRNRTCDNPKPQGGGQECSGISKEYRIVLPADDKTCKIYSLTELIMNKWIDTKSLASMGCQKSRHRNKTWISYSREMQQKHISSLNLTCNFESTNCGWKSSKVGAIPWIFGRGKSPSMYTGPEYDHTFKNMSGHYLYFETSGLGDGRRLRKGSTVVLESPMILASSLCLEFAYHMFGRDIGALNVFIRNGKHKRKVWYKTGPQGQSWQKAKIDLKVNIEYKITIEAVRGRSYYSDIAIDDLSLSFGLCGQNQGVKECHSVCIDTNSKQMHVAQTVDGTPCKLASSIDSVCFNRTCQPVNCRGIIGKSDC, encoded by the exons ATGATTTTAAAAAGCTTACTGTTTTCATGCATATCATGTATCCTATTGCGTTTTGTTATATCGCAAAGACAG CCCATctccacaagaaataacagacTCCTAATTAATACAG AACTTTACAGACACAGAACTAACATACCAGGTTATGACGTGGAACCAATTGCGCCACAAAATGTTGGAATAAGCTTTATCAATAAATCAGGACGAAGAGCAAGg ATATACCAATCTGACCGTTTTGGATATGAAATTCACTATAGATTTTTCCTCCGTCCAAACGAACCAAGATCGCTTTCATATATTCCAGATGGGACATTCTGGGTGGCATACGATTTCATTACGAATGCATTACTTCTTATTAACGGACAACCACGTCTGGAGACAATACAAAACCCACGTGGTGTGATGGTGGCAGCAACAATTCATAGTA ATTTTTTAAGACCAGAGCCGTTAGGAAACATGCCTGCTAAACCTCTTTTTATTGAAACGCTTGTTGTTCTCGATCCCTCCTTTTTAAAACACTATGGAATGGAGCAAGCAACATCGTATACCTTGGTTTTGATGAACATG GTTGCTCGAACCTTCACACACAAGTCCTTGAGCATTCCAATTTTAGTTGTGTTGTCTAACATTATCCCTATGAAAGAGAAGCCG GAATATTACAAAATTGAACCAAATAGGCCGGAAATCAGCGTTTCTTCAGCTTGTAGATATGCTCGTGAGAATGCTGACAATGCATCAGTTGATTTCTCCCTCATTTTAACCAg AGAAAATATTGGACCTGCAG GATATGCATCCATGTACACGATGTGTACAAAGAGAAGTTGTGCCTTAGTCAGAGATTCTGGGCCAGATACTGCTTTTGTAATTGCACACGAAATTGGTCATGC TCTTGGGATTGGGCATGACGaggacaacggttgcgtgagaGCTAGCTCAGGCGGAAGTAACATAATGGTGAAAAGAATATATAGTACCAGCTCTAATTATCAGTGGTCTTCATGCAGTAAAAGAATGCTGAGACAAAACCTAAG GTACTTTCGTTGCATCAAGAACGTACCAGTTTTGTTGCCAGTTTTTAAACACAATATGAATTACCTTCCTGGAGAGTCACTAAATCTAACTGCTCAATGTAAAAGTTACCGTGGTAAAGATGCATTACCATGCACGCTG AGGTTGTCAACGCGCTGCAAGTATCTATGGTGCCGCAAGAATCGTATTTCTCATTGTGAACCAGTTTGGTGGCATGCACCTTTAGAGGGCACGTCTTGTGCCGTTAACCGG TGGTGTCTTCGCGGGCAGTGCCTGAAAAAGGTCAAAAGAGTCCTGGTGCATGGAAATTGGTCAAACTGGTCATCCTTTGAACCCCCGTGTGAAAGTCATCGACGCATGTGGTTGATTCAACGAAGAAATAGAACATGCGATAATCCTAA GCCGCAAGGGGGAGGACAAGAATGCTCTGGAATATCTAAAGAATATAGAATTGTACTTCCTGCAGATGACAAGACGTGTAAAATATATTCCCTGACAGAGTTG ATTATgaacaaatggattgatacaaAGTCACTCGCTTCGATGGGGTGTCAAAAATCAAGGCATCGCAATAAAACATGGATTAGCTACTCGAGGGAAATGCAACAGAAGCACA TTTCTTCTCTTAACTTAACATGCAATTTTGAATCAACAAATTGTGGTTGGAAGAGTTCAAAAGTGGGCGCAATTCCATGGATTTTTGGACGCGGAAAATCGCCATCAATGTATACCGGACCAGAATATGATCATACGTTCAAAAATATGTCCGgtcattatttatattttgaaacATCTGGACTAGGGGACGGCAGGAGGCTACGCAAGGGAAGCACTGTTGTTTTAGAATCACCTATGATATTAGCTTCATCACTTTGCCTTGAATTTGCATACCACATGTTTGGCAGAGATATTGGTGCGTTGAATGTATTCATTCGAAATGGCAAACACAAAAGGAAAGTATGGTACAAGACAGGACCACAAGGTCAAAGTTGGCAGAAAgctaaaattgatttaaaagtgAATATTGAATACAAG ATAACAATTGAAGCTGTGCGTGGTCGGTCGTACTATAGTGACATTGCAATTGATGATTTATCTTTATCGTTTGGTTTGTGTGGTCAAAACCAAG GGGTGAAAGAATGTCATTCTGTTTGTATTGATACGAATTCCAAACAAATGCATGTTGCTCAAACGGTGGATGGTACGCCGTGCAAGCTGGCTTCATCTATTGATAGTGTGTGTTTTAATAGGACCTGTCAG CCTGTAAATTGCCGAGGGATAATTGGAAAATCAGATTGTTGA
- the LOC130655659 gene encoding uncharacterized protein LOC130655659 yields MMKLVVIFLCVALAYASFEEDFDDGSGGPEPKECLEALSDCRKEASNKRQIRICTFQWNKCLHKCAKDCHEAAVHCFQNAKRRKHRRACYRKSAACVHNCRL; encoded by the exons ATGATGAAACTTGTGGTGATATTTCTTTGTGTTGCATTGGCCTATGCCTCATTTGAAG aGGACTTCGATGACGGGTCTGGTGGGCCTGAACCAAAAGAG TGTCTCGAAGCTTTAAGTGACTGCAGAAAGGAAGCAAGCAACAAAAGACAAATAAGAATATGTACATTCCAATGGAACAAGTGTCTACATAAATGCGCGAAAGAT TGTCATGAAGCGGCGGTTCATTGTTTCCAAAATgctaaaagaagaaaacatcGAAGAGCTTGCTATAGAAAGAGTGCTGCTTGTGTACATAACTGCAGATTGTAG
- the LOC130655707 gene encoding MYCBP-associated protein-like produces the protein MINSNNRLGTKLSKEKTRPKSSERIKQSKQKSVTEVVEEAPIAEVPEPCPVKDSSDDEFKEFRIIPDNFKSKHFPKPPSEKLKTIIRIRKNVLPQAIGKQKPKNKVLVAKPVQTDDIKDGTEPTPHAMVNKTSDNIIKPYNILGSLEEFQKQSLLHKVNVDVQVPKDTFPCQENNRVQTEPAKNSRPCADETNALKNWQKHMNDSKKQQEKLSKRMAVSKDMLVMNQSDAFRSVQEERTLIDRAMPTKDYGKGYRVGSEFWKQAEAIGNDDGISITLNQTERGLVPPIEHIGHPSHIREEMGMGNTSRLQNVSWWNSSYLHERKEHLQDVIDEMDPHMPYIAGLEIIGKSLALQPTSTLEEENESESEDADFDADEKKDDELEEQDTPVSSFSPSLIINGQTATWQGEPPANLNKNAVGMTVRLLFENKTGISSQQSMNITNDGTAPIYYQWKRKAQVNTFGMKSTIPIMRFYFDIDDGVILPGITSSLPFFFKSPNVGIFTETWELCTQPVLCGGEKIEIVLRGIATEEDWFKNEREQIDTMLEERQNKRMVERLLRDILSGIQTPPRPSTPTNAYITEEELFNMKNRNVRYKTSTVINLKSFYEELKEGEKWDLSITTLRKNVLAISEEEEKEDALRTLNDRLSELCLETRCPIGKNDYDTCYEIMCETVDKFVENAIKLRMKMGLPEKELVIKSEEVPKKGKKSNIEAKQPRADSKSKKESPVGKNKTPKNVDASVVNSGKAGGDVVAVKENIAAFLNDPAYKMYMNKMYMQAYNCLSEMANSIDEVLTEDQALI, from the exons ATGATAAATAGTAACAATCGTTTGGGAACAAAGCTGTCAAAAGAGAAAACAAGACCAAAATCATCAG AACGAATAAagcaatcaaaacaaaaatctgTTACAGAGGTGGTTGAAGAAGCTCCAATAGCTGAAGTTCCAGAGCCATGTCCTGTAAAAGATTCCAGTGATGATGAGTTTAAAGAATTCCGAATTATTCCAGATAACTTTAAAAgt AAACACTTTCCCAAGCCTCCATCTGAAAAATTGAAAACTATTATTCgtataagaaaaaatgttttaccaCAAGCAATTGGAAAACAGAAGCCAAAGAACAA GGTGTTGGTAGCAAAACCTGTGCAAACAGATGATATAAAAGATGGGACAGAACCAACACCTCATGCTATGG TCAATAAAACTTCAGACAATATTATCAAGCCTTATAACATACTTGGCTCATTGGAAGAGTTCCAGAAGCAATCGTTGCTTCATAAAGTTAATGTCGATGTGCAAGTACCTAAAGACACATTTCCATGTCAagaaaacaatagagttcagACAGAACCTGCTAAAAATAGCAGGCCTTGT GCTGATGAGacaaatgctttaaaaaactgGCAAAAGCATATGAATGATAGTAAAAAGCAACAAGAAAAACTTTCAA AGCGTATGGCAGTTTCAAAGGATATGTTGGTCATGAATCAAAGTGACGCATTCCGATCTGTTCAAGAAGAAAG GACATTAATAGACAGGGCCATGCCTACAAAAGATTATGGAAAGGGGT ATCGTGTTGGTAGTGAATTTTGGAAACAAGCTGAAGCAATCGGCAATGATGATGGCATCAG CATCACCTTGAATCAGACTGAGCGTGGGTTAGTTCCACCAATTGAACATATAGGACACCCGTCGCATATCAGAGAAGAGATGGGCATGGGAAACACTTCTCGCTTGCAAAATGTATCTTGGTGGAACTCATCGTACCTGCATGAGCGGAAAGAACATTTACAAGATGTCATTGATGAAATGGATCCTCACATGCCA TACATTGCTGGCttagaaattattggaaaatCATTGGCTCTGCAGCCAACTTCGACGTTAGAGGAAGAAAATGAAAGTGAAAGTGAAGATGCAGATTTTGATGCTGATGAAAAAAAGGACGATGAGTTAGA AGAACAAGATACACCCGTTTCATCATTTTCACCTTCTCTCATCATAAACGGACAAACCGCAACATGGCAAGGTGAACCACctgcaaatttaaacaaaaatgctGTGGGGATGACAGTTCGTCTTCtgtttgaaaataaaactgGAATAAGTTCCCAACAGAGTATGAATATTACAAATGATGGCACCGCCCCAATCTACTATCAGTGGAAG AGAAAAGCACAAGTGAACACGTTTGGCATGAAGAGTACGATCCCAATCATGcgcttttattttgacataGATGACG GTGTGATCTTACCTGGCATCACTTCCAGCTtaccattcttttttaaatctCCCAACGTGGGGATCTTTACTGAAACATGGGAGTTGTGTACGCAGCCTGTACTGTGTGGTGGAGAGAAGATTGAAATTGTGTTGCGAGGTATTGCTACGGAGGAAGACTGGTTTAAAAATGAGAGAGAACAAATTGAT ACAATGTTGGAGGAGAGACAGAACAAGAGGATGGTTGAAAGATTGCTGCGGGATATTTTATCTGGTATCCAGACTCCTCCAAGACCTAGCACTCCAACGAACGCTTACATCACT gaaGAAGAATTATTTAACATGAAGAACAGAAat GTGAGATATAAAACCAGTACTGTCATCAACTTGAAGTCGTTTTATGAAGAATTAAAAGAAGGAGAAAAATGGGATTTGTCAATTACCACCCTACGGAAG AACGTGCTTGCAATTtccgaagaagaagaaaaagaagatgctCTTCGAACGTTAAACGACAGGCTATCAGAATTATGTTTGGAAACACGATGTCCAATCGGAAAGAATGATTATGACACGTG TTATGAGATTATGTGTGAAACGGTGGATAAGTTTGTAGAGAACGCGATAAAGTTGCGAATGAAAATGGGTCTACCAGAGAAAGAACTAGTGATTAAGTCAGAGGAAG TTCCCAAAAAAGGCAAGAAATCAAACATTGAAGCGAAGCAGCCTCGTGCAGAttctaaaagtaaaaaagagagTCCTGTTGGTAAAAACAAAACGCCGAAAAACG TGGATGCATCTGTCGTGAATAGCGGGAAAGCAGGTGGCGATGTTGTTGCG GTGAAGGAAAACATAGCGGCTTTTTTAAACGATCCAGCTTACAAGATGTATATGAACAAAATGTACATGCAG gCTTACAATTGTTTATCAGAAATGGCTAACAGCATCGATGAGGTGTTGACGGAAGATCAGGCTTTGATATGA
- the LOC130655709 gene encoding mesoderm-specific transcript protein-like, translated as MEGTRKRRSHAGRDKKKVSFAIPDDSSAHHPLIGSLVQHKFYIFGVICSILILTFMLWPAPRLSKHAQHWHDSGFILKHGQYSVFYQDIFRISTEEADLQPVALILHGFPTSSYDWKKLVNQLHARFARIIIPDMLGFGFSDKPLKYKYSIKDQATIQEKLLEKLNVTDVHILAHDYGDTVAQELLARASNAEYKLRIKSICLTNGGIIPSQHHPRPIQKVLMTPFLSTILSMLSNRVIFNSRFRAIFGPHTQPSTQDLNDFWAIVRHNEGDMAFSQILQYIPERYANEQRWVGALKSTGIPLHLIYGALDPVNTPDGFFREYKKLIPHSSYTILETVGHYPQLEDEAGFMKSYNEFLNRVEKTFYTL; from the coding sequence ATGGAGGGTACAAGGAAACGACGATCACACGCTGGGCGTGATAAGAAAAAAGTCTCATTTGCTATCCCTGACGATTCATCGGCGCACCACCCGCTTATCGGTTCTCTAGTTCAACACAAGTTTTATATCTTCGGAGTAATTTgctcaattttaattttaacttttatgtTATGGCCAGCACCTAGACTGTCGAAACACGCCCAGCACTGGCATGATAGTGGGTTTATACTAAAACACGGACAGTACAGTGTATTTTACCAAGATATATTTCGTATAAGCACGGAAGAAGCAGATTTACAACCAGTTGCGCTGATTTTGCATGGTTTTCCAACAAGTAGTTATGATTGGAAGAAGCTAGTAAATCAGCTTCATGCTAGATTTGCACGAATTATTATCCCTGATATGCTTGGTTTTGGTTTCAGCGACAAGCCTTTAAAATACAAGTATTCGATAAAAGACCAAGCAACCATTCAAGAAAAATTACTGGAGAAGCTGAACGTTACTGATGTTCATATCCTGGCTCATGATTATGGAGATACTGTAGCTCAAGAGTTACTTGCTAGGGCTAGTAATGCTGAATATAAACTTCGTATTAAAAGTATCTGCTTGACCAATGGTGGCATCATTCCGTCCCAGCATCATCCAAGACCAATTCAAAAAGTTCTAATGACGCCTTTTTTAAGCACCATCCTTTCCATGCTAAGCAATCGAGTTATTTTTAATTCTAGATTCCGCGCCATTTTTGGCCCCCACACACAGCCATCGACGCAAGATTTGAACGATTTTTGGGCTATCGTGCGTCACAATGAAGGGGATATGGCGTTCTCGCAAATACTTCAATATATACCCGAGCGATATGCGAATGAACAGCGATGGGTGGGCGCATTGAAAAGCACAGGGATACCATTGCATCTGATTTATGGTGCGTTGGATCCGGTAAATACTCCAGATGGATTTTTTCGTGAATATAAAAAGTTAATACCGCATTCTAGTTACACCATACTGGAGACTGTCGGCCATTACCCTCAACTTGAAGATGAAGCTGGCTTCATGAAATCTTATAATGAGTTTTTAAACAGGGTTGAGAAAACATTTTATACTTTGTAA
- the LOC130653702 gene encoding 5-formyltetrahydrofolate cyclo-ligase-like — MSTVQRTLRAAKQAVRKELRAKLNNLSDEEKARQSRVITEKLFSLDVYKNCQSLSLYMSMRSEVYTDDILADVFKTKKKCFIPHYIGDDMKMVLLKDQEDYNNLPLTAWNIKQPANEEIRECAIDSGTGLDVIIVPGLGFTKEGCRLGRGKGYYDGYFRKYEAKFQKKPITIGLGYTCQILDSIPVDEFDVQLNHVLFP; from the coding sequence ATGAGCACAGTACAAAGGACGCTACGAGCTGCTAAACAGGCTGTTCGAAAAGAATTACGCGCCAAGTTGAACAATTTAAGTGATGAAGAAAAAGCGCGACAATCGCGCGTTATTACGGAGAAATTGTTTTCATTGGATGTTTATAAAAACTGTCAATCATTATCTCTCTACATGAGCATGCGCAGTGAAGTCTACACCGATGATATACTTGCTGATGTTTTTAAAACGAAGAAGAAATGCTTCATTCCACATTACATTGGTGACGATATGAAGATGGTGTTGTTGAAAGATCAAGAAGACTATAATAATTTGCCGCTCACAGCGTGGAATATCAAACAACCGGCAAACGAAGAAATTAGAGAATGTGCTATAGATAGTGGTACAGGATTGGATGTTATTATTGTACCAGGCCTTGGGTTTACAAAAGAAGGTTGTCGATTGGGTCGAGGGAAGGGCTATTATGATGGTTATTTTCGAAAATATGAAGCGAAATTTCAGAAGAAGCCTATAACAATCGGTTTGGGATATACGTGTCAAATTTTAGATAGTATTCCGGTGGACGAATTCGATGTACAATTGAACCACGTACTTTTTCCATAA
- the LOC130655708 gene encoding HHIP-like protein 1 has translation MWRSVFTYKKNQQMTIFMSKTTTTKLDSFQLHYPEYFLLRNKKMLFVVLLFLYHIKCYIAHPQCLDFRPPHSSITELKFCTPYSSYRCCSLSKDKELEKDFEFAVQHSSSDIDKQCEDVLKQILCLECHPYAAHVFDAERPGNDNKTFDKRYVNFPGLCKPFCLNYFEKCRALFLHVARSNVFYTYIKNASKEDFCTWAEIQDLNYCYPDVEQIDKKKAVVSEEGDVVLCVEPVAASFSNALFAVHANDGTHRMFVGEQGGLVYIVDKNEEKLSRPFLNITDRIVNSGVAWDERGLLGLVFHPNYSENGHFFVYYSAPDTKYNRSEYSTYDWYWKLNHKTRLSEFTVDENNPNVANHESELIIMEIDQPEANHNGGMLLFGSDSYLYVFPGDGGGAGDEHWRIGNALNMSNLLGKVLRIDVNTDTKLYDIPSDNPFVNTEGVRAEIYAFGLRNPWRCSIDSFGEVGTERMFCGDVGQSGHEEIDVIEKGGNYGWRAYEGNECFDEDLCSQYTDLKFPILVYNHSIGQSIVGGYVYRGCDNPNIFGNYFYADTMQGKLFFAKERNGSWVAANVIMGNDSVCNNGLSGYYHQNILSFGESESSELYILSSNFPNPNYQNSVMYRLVDPKLRGDPEQCNFHVGAPNILRHIKRRSIFYKIKKKEEKEKWPIKEDCVDLKKYVCSRYFSTFKGKKAAYECASALNYVKKNCRKTCRYC, from the exons ATGTGGAGGAGTGTTTTCACGTATAAAAAGAATCAACAAATGACAATTTTTAtgtcaaaaacaacaacaacaaaacttgaCTCATTTCAGTTACACTATCCAGAATATTTTTTGTTGAGAAATAAAAAGATGCTTTTTGTGGTGTTACTTTTTCTTTACCATATCAAATGTTACATCGCGCATCCACAGTGTTTAGATTTTCGTCCACCGCACTCATCAATCACAGAGTTAAAGTTCTGTACGCCTTACTCGTCGTACAGATGCTGTTCGCTAAGTAAAGACAAAGAGTTAGAGAAAGATTTTGAGTTTGCAGTTCAACACTCGAGCAGCGATATCGACAAACAATGTGAAGATGTATTGAAACAAATTCTCTGTCTTGAATGTCACCCATACGCGGCACATGTCTTTGATGCTGAGAGGCCTGGAAACGACAACAAAACGTTCGATAAAAGATATGTGAACTTCCCTGGCTTGTGTAAACCATTTTGTTTGAACTATTTCGAGAAATGCCGTGCTTTGTTTTTGCACGTGGCTAGAAGTAATGTATTTTACACATACATAAAAAATGCAAGCAAAGAGGATTTTTGTACGTGGGCGGAAATTCAAGATTTGAACTATTGTTACCCAGATGTTGAACAAATTGATAAGAAGAAAGCAGTTGTCAGTGAAGAAGGCGATGTTGTTTTATGCGTCGAGCCTGTCGCTGCTTCCTTCTCCAACGCTTTATTCGCCGTCCATGCAAATGACGGCACTCATCGGATGTTTGTCGGAGAGCAAGGTGGTCTTGTGTATATCGTCGACAAAAATGAAGAGAAACTTTCTCGGCCGTTTTTGAATATTACAGACCGTATCGTCAACTCTGGGGTAGCTTGGGATGAACGAGGGTTACTTGGTCTTGTTTTTCATCCCAATTATAGTGAAAATGGCCATTTCTTTGTGTACTATTCGGCGCCTGATACAAAATATAATCGATCAGAATACAG CACCTATGATTGGTACTGGAAACTAAACCACAAGACACGCTTGAGTGAGTTTACTGTTGATGAAAATAATCCTAATGTTGCTAATCACGAATCTGAACTGATTATTATGGAGATCGATCAACCGGAAGCCAATCATAATGGAGGAATGCTGTTGTTTGGAAGTGATAGTTACTTGTATGTGTTTCCTGGTGACGGCGGTGGTGCTGGAGATGAGCACTGGAGAATAGGTAACGCATTAAATATGTCGAATTTGCTTGGAAAAGTTCTGCGTATTGATGTGAATACGGACACAAAATTATATGATATACCTTCAGACAACCCCTTCGTAAATACTGAAGGTGTACGCGCTGAAATATATGCTTTTGGTTTGCGAAATCCTTGGCGGTGTTCAATAGATTCTTTTGGAGAGGTGGGGACCGAGCGTATGTTTTGTGGCGATGTAGGTCAAAGTGGACATGAAGAAATTGATGTAATTGAGAAAGGTGGAAATTATGGTTGGCGAGCATACGAGGGCAACGAATGTTTTGACGAGGATCTGTGCAGCCAGTACACCGACCTGAAATTTCCTATTCTTGTATACAACCACAGCATTGGTCAATCTATAGTAGGAGGTTATGTATACAGGGGCTGCGACAACCCCAATATATTTGGGAACTACTTTTATGCTGACACGATGCAAGGAAAACTGTTTTTCGCTAAAGAGCGCAACGGTTCCTGGGTAGCAGCAAACGTAATTATGGGTAACGATAGTGTTTGCAATAATGGATTGTCTGGGTATTatcatcaaaatattttatcGTTTGGTGAAAGTGAAAGCAGTGAACTATATATACTCAGTTCGAATTTTCCCAACCCAAACTATCAAAACAGCGTAATGTATCGTTTAGTTGATCCGAAGTTACGTGGAGATCCAGAACAATGTAATTTTCATGTGGGAGCACCAAACATTTTGCGTCATATTAAAAGAAGAAGTATattctataaaataaaaaagaaggaaGAGAAGGAAAAGTGGCCAATAAAAGAAGATTGCGTGGATTTGAAGAAATACGTTTGTTCGCGTtacttttcaacttttaaaggtAAAAAAGCTGCGTACGAATGTGCATCGGCTTTGAATTACGTTAAAAAGAATTGTCGAAAAACGTGTAGATATTGCTAG